TGAAAGACGGGTAATGCTGTCGAGCAGCACCACTACGTCCTTGCCCGACTCGACCAGCCTCTTGCTCATTTCAAGGACCATATCGGCAACGCGCATATGGTTTTCGGGCAGCTCATCGAATGTGGAACTGACCACCATTCCGTTGACCGAGCGGCGTATATCCGTGACTTCCTCAGGCCGCTCATCGATCAGAAGAACAATGAGCACAACATCCGGGAAGTTTGTGGTAATGCTGTTTGCCATGGTCTTCAGCAGAGTTGTCTTACCGGCCTTTGGCGGAGCTACGATCAAGCCTCTTTGTCCCTTGCCGATAGGCGAGATAAGATCTATAAAGCGTGCGGAATAATTGTCCTGTGTAGTTTCGAGAACAAGCTGCTCATTAGGATATATCGGTGTGAGGTCATCAAAGTTTTTGCGAGCCCTGGCCGCTTCGGGGTTCTGGTTGCTCACCGCCTGTACGCGCAGCAGACTGTAATATTTCTCAGTGTCTTTTGGCGGACGCACCTGCCCCGATACAATGTCTCCAGTCTTAAGAGAAAACCGCTTTATTTGTGATTGGGAGACATAGACATCGGTCGAGGTGGGCGAGAAATTCGAGTGCCGCAGGAAACCCCAGCCGTCAGGCAGAATTTCCAGCACACCCTGATCGAAGATGAGTCCACTCTTCTCAGCAAACGCCTTGAGGATACTCATCACAAGATCCTGGCGTTTCGAGAAGCCGTTTTCCACTCCAAGAGTGTCTGCTATCTCCTTTAATTCCTCAACTGATTTTTTTTCTAGTTCAGATAGTTCCAAGGGCTCCAATTTGTAATCACCTCTTTGGGATAGCCTCATGTATGAGGTTTAACGCAATTATTGCCATGACAAATATATGCCGGGCAAGTACGCAATAGTGTTGGAATCAACATAATGAATGATGGAGGGTTTACACCCGGGAAAGTCCAGTAGACAACAATGAGGACTGTTATTAGACATCTATATTATAGGTTTAATACCGTGTTTTGTCCAGTCCTTAAACACAAACTCGTGAATTATTCTACTTTTATTACCCCTATATACGGCAGATTCCTATACCGTCCATTATAATCAAGGCCGTAGCCGACCACAAAGCGATCCTCAACCTCGAACCCGCAGTAATCGATTTTCACGTCGACCTGTCTGCGGTCGGGTTTATCCAGAAGGGTGCATAATCTGACGCTCGATGCTCCGCGCGCGATCAAATTCTCAACCAGATAGCTCATGCGCAGTGTCCAGCCCGTGTCGACTATATCCTCAACTATCAGCACATCGCGCCCCTCGACACTGCAGCTTATATCCTTGAGAACCCGCACGACGCTCGAAGTGTGCCTATCGCCGCCATAGCTGGAAATTGCAACGAAGTCATAGTCAGCATCAAGTTCGATTTGCCGGATGAGATCGGCAAGAAAGATAGCCGCTCCCTTCAAAATACCTATAAGAAGCAGACTCCGGCCCGCATAATCATAGCTGATCTGCTTTCCAAGCTCGGCAACTCTTGCATGCAGCTTATCTTGTGGGATCAACACCTCGGCTGTGCTTTCGCCGGGATCGGTCATACTTTACTCCCACTCAATAGTCGCAGGCGGCTTCGAGCTAATATCATACACAGTTCGATTCACGCCCGGCACTTCATTGATGATCCGGTTGCTGATCTTCTCAAGCACCTCATATGGAAGTTTAGCCCAGTCGGCGGTCATGGCGTCCTGGCTGGTCACCGCCCTCACCACTATCGTATCGTCGTATGTGCGCTGGTCGCCCATCACGCCCACACTTCTTATTGGCGCAAGTACCGCGAATCCCATCCAGAGCTGTCGATACAGACCTGCATGCTTGATCTCATCTACGACTATGTCGTCCGCATGTCGAAGCGTATCCAGCCGCGCTTTAGTGACCTCTCCGACAATGCGTATCGCCAGACCAGGACCCGGAAACGGCTGTCTCCAGACCATCTCTTCAGGCAGACCCAACTCCTCGGCGACTTCCCTTGCTTCATCCTTAAAGAGATATCGCAGCGGCTCTATTATCTTGAGGACCATGTCCTCGGGCAGTCCGCCCACATTGTGATGAGATTTGATGACGGCGGCATTCTTGGTGCCGCTTTCTATCACGTCGGGATACAGCGTGCCCTGACCGAGCCATTTTGCGTCAGTAATTTTTGAGGCATGCTCCTCAAAGACACGCACGAACTCTTCACCGATAATCTTGCGCTTCTGCTCAGGATCAAGCACACCCGCAAGGCGTTTAAGGAACCTCTCTTGCGCATCGACATACACGAGCTTGATCTTGAAATGGTCCTCAAATGTTCGGCGCACACTCTCGCCTTCATTCAGGCGCATCAGTCCGTGATCGACGAATATACATGTAAGCTGGTCGCCTATGGCCTTGTGCAGCAGAGCCGCTACACACGCCGAGTCGATGCCACCGCTTACTCCGCAGACGACCTTATCACTGCCGATCCGCGCTCTGATATCCTTAACGGCAGTCTCGATAAACGAGGCAGGTGTCCATGAGCCTTGCACACCGCATGCCTTGTACAGGAAATTGCGAAGAACTTCAGTCCCCCATGGTGTATGCACGACCTCTGGATGGAACTGCACGCCGTATAGTCCCCTCTCGGGGTTTTCCATCGCCGCGACGGGAGTACTCGCAGTTTGTGCAACCACCTTGAATCCCTCGGGAGCCTCTTCCACGAGATCGCCATGACTCATCCAGCAGACCAGGTTCTTATCAAGCCGCGAGAAGAGTGTTGAAGAATCAATCACTTCGAGTTCCGTGCGCCCGAACTCTTTCTGGACACCCGGCGTGACCTTCCCGCCCAGGTGATAGGCCATAAGCTGAGTGCCATAGCATATCCCGAGTATGGGCACACCTATATCATAGATCGCTTTATCGCATCTTGGTGCGCCATCTTCGTATACGCTTGCCGGTCCACCGGAAAATATTATTCCTCTGGGCGCTTGTGCCACTATTTGAGAAACCGGGGTGTCGAAGGGTATGATCTCACAATATACCCTGCACTCACGTACACGGCGCGCAATAAGCTGCGTATACTGTGCGCCAAAATCGAGGATGAGAATCAGTTCTTCACTAGCCATCGGGACTCCGTAATACAGCAATGCCCCAGAGCCATAGTTTTCATGGGGATTTTTGCTTGGACAACTTTCCTCGGGGGCCATGTCCAAGGGTATTGTAGCAGAACGCTGGATTTATTGTCAATGTTTGGCAGGAGAATTTCGCGGGTAAATAAATGCAGAGCTTGATAAGGAGTATTAATCTTGGGCGACATAGTGCAAAACACCTGCAGCAAAGTGCAATCACACGTAACAAATGCCGGAATATGGAGCACCAAACATGGGCTGCGCTCACACCTGGTTTCGCCTGAACCTTTCACACTCAGTTCCGATCAAGTGAGCCAACTGGAAAGACTGGGCGAGGCGCTGGTCAGGTTTTATCATGGCGCAAACGAGCTTTATCTGCGTTCGGATCAGGAATGGGTAAGTGAATATCTCGATATAGGCAAACCCGATGATCTGGTCCGCCATGCACGCATGCACTATCACAAGCATTCGGTTCCAATAATCATTCGGCCCGATATACTGATCACTAAAAATGGGTTTGTGATAACCGAGCTTGACAGCGTGCCGGGCGGGTTTGGACATCTGGACTGCCTGTCAGCAGCATATGCGGATGCAGGGTTCGATATTGTCGGCTCGGCAAGGGGTATTCGAGAAAACTTTGCTAAGGCTCTGCGTGGGGCGGCAAATGTCGATGACCCGGTGTGCGCAATAATCGTCTCGGATGAGTCGGTCGACTATCTGCCTGAGATGACCTATTTGGCAAACGAACTGCGGAAAATTGGGCTGCGCGCATATACACTTTGCCCGAACGAGGTCGAGTTTACTGAAAACGGGCTATTTGCCGGAGAAATGCGAATCGATCTGGTCTACAGGTTCTTTGAGCTCTTCGACCTGCTTAATATCCCCAAGTCTGAACTGGTCTCTTACGCCGCGCGAAAGAAAATGGCGGTAATTACTCCTCCGTACAAGCACTATCTGGAAGAAAAAATTCTGCTTGCGCTTTTGCATAACGAGTCACTGAACGATTACTGGGTCAAATCTCTTGGTGACGACAACTATAGGCTGCTTATCGATATGATATCGCCAACCTGGATAATGGACAATCGTCCAGTACCGCCGCATGCGCATATCTCAGGCTTCATCTATCGCGGCAGACCTATAAGAGACTGGCGCGAGATAATGGAGGGAACTCAGAAGGACAGGCGTCTGGTCCTGAAACCATCGGGTTTCTCGGAGTTGGCGTGGGGTTCGCGCGGAGTCAGGATCGGCCACGACATGCCGGCTGCCGAATGGACGGAGACGGTGGATATGGCACTTTCCAGTTTCAACCACAGCCCATATGTGATCCAACCGTTTCATGACGGCGCACTCATTGGGGTAAAGTACTTGGGAAACGACCAAATTCGCGAGATGCAGGCGCGTGTCAGGCTCTGTCCATATTATTTTGTGGCAGATGAGAAAGCAAGTCTTGGCGGAGTGCTGGCGACGGCCTGTCCTAAAGACAAAAAATTGATTCATGGAATGGTCGATGCGGTGATGATGCCATGTCGGTCAGAAAGTCAATAAGTCAAAAGTAATTGGCAGCAGCTATGATTTCCAAGACAACCGAACATGTCGAGCGTTTGATGCTCTATGAAGAAGCCATAAGAAAGCAGTTTGAGGTCAGCAATCTCGAAGTCAACGATCAACTGACTGAGGATGCCGACCCTCTGCGCGAAAAAGAGCATGAAGTAGTGCCGGGCATGATCAATAAATATGGCAATCGTGTGCTTTGCCTTATGACGGCTGAGTGCGCTGCATACTGCCGATTTTGCACTCGCAGACGGCTGGTGTCGGATATAGAACGGGGCAAGATCGATAAATCGCACATCGATGCATGGATCGATTACCTGAAGGCGCACCAAGAAGTAAGAGAGGCAATATTATCCGGCGGAGACCCGTTTATTGTCGATGATGACTTGTTCGATTATACAGTCAAAACGATATCGTCGCTTGATACAATCAAGGTAATCAGGATTGGCACACGTATGCCGGTAAGTGACCCTGCACGTGTAAGTGAGGCCAAACTTGAAGTAATTAAGCGGGTAGAACAGCCTGTATATGTCGGCATACATTTCGAGCACCCGGCCGAGATCACGCACAAAACTCTGCTCTGCTGCAAGAGACTCATATCCTCCGGCGTAATACTGTATTCGCAGACCGTGTTTCTGAAGGGAATCAATGATGATTATCAGACACTCCATGACCTGTTCAATGAGCTTCTCGAGATGGGTGTCCGTCCATACTATATTTATCGCTGTGACCCGGTTCCCGGAGCAATGCACTTCCGGGTGGACCCGGCAAAGGAGCGGAACATTATGACGAGGTTAAGAAAAGAATTATCCGGCCTGGCATGTCCGACTTACGTAATCGATGCGCCAAACGGCAGCGGCAAAATCCCAGTACCTCTCGAGTTTTGGGACATGGACACAACTACGTATACAGACTTTGAAAACAGAGAACACAAAATTGTGGAATAACAGGTTAGCCTGCATTATTTACGAGGAACGTGAATAATGCTCTCTGAGATCCGAATTATGCGCTTTCCGCATAATTCGGATTGGTCGTATAAAAATCAATATAATACTGAAAAAGGAAGGAATTGTCGACAATGCAATCAGACCAATTGCACTACAGACGGGGATTTACGCTGATCGAAGTGTTGCTGGCTGTAGCCATAATCGGCATACTGCTTACGATTGGCATTCCGAACTTCCTGAAGGCACGCACGAGTTCTCATACAAAAACATGCCTGACAAACTTGTGGCACATTTCCCATGCAAAGGAAGAATATGCTGCTGAAGAAAAACTCAGCAATGGTCAATCGGTTGAGTGGAACGATCTTGTCCCTGCTCTATTGAAATCAAAACCATCATGCCCTGCAAGCGGCGAATACACAATTGGAAAAGTTGGCGAAACTCCACAATGTAACATTGATGAGCATGTCTTGCCATAGCCTACAGATAGACTGTACAAACAAGGAGCCGGAGACAATTCATCCGGCTCATCTTCTCTCCCTCTCTCCTTTAATGACTTGCATTTAGCGTCTTTTCCGCAAAAACGCAAATCCGCCCAAAGCAGTCAGCAGTGCGATAATGCTGCTTGGTTCGGGAATTACCATCCCAAGAGTATCGCCGCTTGAAGGAAGCCCACCAGAAAGAGTGACTTCAACTACTTTGTATGAATAGAATGAGTCATACCAGAATTTTACGGTGTTTCCAACACCAACATTACCATTCACCCACAACACAGAGTTACTGCTCACTGCATTGCTAAAAACATGGTCGCTTCCCTGGTTTGTAAAAGCCAGGTTATCTCTATTGGCCACACTGAACTCTGTCAGCGCCTCACCACTCATATATGTCGACTGCTGAAAGTCCAACGTGTATTCATAATGGTATGAACCATCTATATTGGTTGTCACCTGTGCCGTTAGATTGTTTGAGTAATCGATAAACGAATCACCCAAACTCAGACTCACTACACTCTGATACGGATTTTGAGGCTGAGCTATTCCGACAGCGCCTGAAACAATAACGAGAGCACATATTATTAAAGCGAATCTGATACTTCTCCTCATGCTCAACCCTCCTTTATGAGGTTGCATCCTGCTGCACGTGGAAAACTTCATTCGCGCAACGATTGATTATTTGCGGCGTCTGATAATCAGTGACCCTGTCCCTACAATTCCAAATACAAGAGCCATCAAAGAACTCGGCTCAGGTATCATATCACCCATTCCAAGTGTTTTTCCTATTGCTGCAGATCCGCCGTCTACTGCATAGCAATATACATCGATCTCCATTGGTGCATAGAATGACTGATAACTAAACGCCCGACTTTCACCTTCTATCAATTCGCCATTAAGCCATGCAACCCAACCACTGTTACCATCAGCTGGATTATCGAACTTGCTTGCGTCATAAGGTGTATTATCGGCATCGAAATATGCAGAATAGTTGGGGTTCTGTACCTTATAAATGTGGACAGCATCCGGTCCGAGGTCATAGGTCAATGTGTAGCTGTATGTGTAAACTCCAGCGTCAAGGCTGACAACAGCATCGCATGTAAGTTGTTTTACATTACCCGAACCAGTTAGAGTGCTCGTTTTCTGGGCAACGATGCCGGCTGATGCACAAACACATAACGCCAGCAGCAAGACCAAGGCAAGAGCAGCCGTTTTCTTCAACGACTTCAACATCATTTTCTCCTCCTAATGTGTGGGCTAGTTGGTGCTTTTGGTATCATTTGCGACACCACTATTTACTGATATATTAGTGTCAATCCCATGCGTACAAGCTGCACCCCACTTACGCCTGGAGAGCGACCTTTTCAATCGATGTGATTGTATCCTTTAATCGGTGCATTGTCAAGTGCAAAAACAAAAAATATTAAAAACCCAGCAATTGTACCAGACCATGGAGCTATTCGGCATTCACAAATATATCCGCTTGTTTGCGGAGTTTGATTATTGGAATAATTTTTGTGTTTAAGTGTTTGCAGCTACTTACTCCAGTAACACATACTTTCTGCCCGTATACAGGTTTTGAAAGGCTGCGTGAGACGACTCTTATGCCGTCATAACCAGAGCCATCTTCAAGCCCGCTGCCATCATCAATATAGAAAAAGTCTTCTTGATAATCACCCACATATGTTACAGTGCCCCATGTCCTGATAAGAATGCCGATATTGCGCAGCCCACAGCCGTCTGTCACACCCAAAGTGTATTCATTAATATCAGACCCGCCGACACTTTTATTCGGCATGCCGAATGGCTTTGCCTCTTTTGTCTGGCTCTCCAAAATTTCTACGCTGGTCGCTTCAATGCTCCTTTCGCCTGATATAGTCGCTAAATTGCCGACAACCGTGACCACATCACCCTCCATAACATCAGTCGAAGAGACAATACGTATCCCACAGGTGCCGTTTTCTTCTTGTATATAAAATTCGGCACCCCCCATTTCGGCAGTTCCGGCGCTAACTACTTTTGCTGTTGCTCGCACACCTTGTCCATCCGGGCTGGGAAATGCATCGGAAATAACACTCAGGTTTGAAATCGGGTTTTCGATAGTCATTGTGGTCGATGTCCAGCCCTGCACGGCAACAGAACTTGCGTCTGTTGCTCTCACGTCAATCTCGTGTGGGCCAACAGTATATTGGGTTGAATCGAATGTTATGGAATATGGAGGGGTTGAAGCTGTGCCCAGGTGTTTGTCATCCATATAGAAATCCACTCTGGATATCCCACTGGGGCTTGCAGCCATTGCCGATATAGTCGCGGATGTTCCTGTTATTGGCACTTCCGGCGAAAGCACTTCAACAGTCGGAGGAGTCGAGTATGGAGCCATAAGTGGGTCTCCTACTATCACAGACCTCCAAAACAACTTTGGACATGCCATATAAAAGCTTTCGGCCATATTGTATCCTTTAGTATATCTGTCAAACAACACCTGAGGATACGTTGCGTAGGCAGTATAAGGCTCAGCCACAAATCCCGACACACCGCATGCGCCATTTGTAATCATGTCGGCAATGAGGGACTGTGAACTTGCCGGACATGAGTCCGGGTAGCCATCTTCCGGCAGGAATGTGCGGCCACTGCTCGACACATAAGAATCAGCAATCCCGCCCGGCGCAAAAGTGTTGCTGATGTATGCGGAATAAGTAAAGGAGCCGTCGTTGCTTCCCCAACTAAAATATCCCATCAGTCCCGTCTGGTCGTGAACAAACAGCGATGTGTCATCATAGACAGTGGGTATACCTCGCTCAGACAGGATAGTCTGCGCCTCCGTAAGCCAGCCATTGAGTAAAGTGGTCGAGCCGGATGGGTTTACTACGTACTTGCGATCAAGCACAATAGAGCCGGAATGCTCATGTGTGCTGCTGCGGTCTATCATATTTTTGATGTCATCAAATGTGTAACCATCAAGTCTTGTAACCAGGTACAGGTGGTAACCGTCGAGATCGAGTGTATGTGAGAAAGCAGTTTCGACGGGCTCAATGACCATCGGACCATATGGATTGTCGAGATCGCCAGTCACACTTGTTTCGCCTGCACATGTCAATATGCTGGTTATTGAAAGTGGGCTGCCGTAGCCATATTCTGTCCCGACCACCTTCAACGGCACACCTTTTGTCAGGACAATATAGTCTATACTGTCCTGAAAGTTTGTGTTTTGAAGAAATGAACGAATGGGCGCTAATATGTTGGTGTCGAACTCAGATTTGCTCACAAGCTCGTCAGTCGAGCATGCGATTCTGCAGACGTTTTCAGGCGGGATATCGCGTGCGTTCACATAATAATTGGTTATGCTGGCCGAAATTGTGCTGCGCTGATTCTGCACAACCATGACGTTTAAACGCCCACCGCCGGAGACGGCCTCAACGGCGGTCAGAAGGAGAATCAACAGGATTAACAATATGTCGACTGTTAGCGTACGGGCTACCGGTCGAACCACTTTTCCGGCCTCCTTCCCACTGTGTTACGCATAACAATCAGATGAGGTCTTGTAATACTCCTTCGAGGGTCCTGCCAGTATGAGGAGCGTACATAGACATTTTCGCCAGAAATTACATGTCCACCACTTGGTTATACACACCATTTCTGCCAAATGTCAAGTTGTAATCACAAAAACAGGTAGTTATACGGATATGTAAATGACGCCAATCCAAAGACAGACAAACTGGTTATGCGTCACTATATTTATCTACATTCCAACCTTGAAAACCGCTATCTTTTTCAGACCAACTTCGGAGGATATTACCCCACTATTTAGGTCTGCTGCGCCTATGGAGTTCTCGGGTAAGTCTGTTTTCTCAGCTTTATGGGCACATTCAACACCCAAATTCACGCTCATTTTCTCTGTCGATGTGTTGTAACCTCTGATTATCAGAGAATCGTCCGACTCAGCTTTCTTTATCGCGCTCAGCACAAACCTGTCATCGCTGTTGTCGACAAAACTCTTCTCCATCGGCAGATCACCATTATGTACGCCGGTCTGGCCGATAATTAGCGGAGTATTGAACTCGTGTGCCTGTATCCAGCTCTTTGCCTCTTGCCAGTCGCCCGCATGCGGATAGATAGCATATTCAAATGTATGCTCGCCGACCATCTGGCCATCTGTTTGCAGTTCGGCTCCCCCTACTCCACTGCCGACTGCTCTGAGCAGTGTGAGCGCCATGGTCCTGGCCTCATCATCCTTGACCTCATACTCCGGCAGCCCTTTGTTGATGAGTGTGAACCCTACTCCTGCGCCGCTTATGTCCACAAACGACTTCTGCGGGTGTGTCGTCGGCAGAGGTTCTTTCCAATCCGTGCAGACCGGTACACTGATGTTTCTTTCGACCACATCGAACGCCTGCTCCGCATGTGATACTGTTGCAGGAATGCCCGTTGGGAAGAGGACACGCAGTCTATGGTCTTTTGCCTTGTTATCGAATATGGTCTTCATGTCGACTCTCTTGGAGCCTGCAGCAAGCGTTACGAACGTCCGCAGTTTGCATGTGACATCCTCGTCAGACCTGCCTTCACGGGTGGAATCGATACATGTGGGAAGTTCCAGGTCTGTCTCTATCTCAAAGACAACCCGCACTGCATTGTTTTCGGCTATCGATACTCTACACTTTGCGCCAAGGCTGGTTATGACCTTGTCATTCTTGGGCTTTACATAATTGTATCCGTCTCCTACATCGGCACCATCCTCAAAGATGAGGCAGGTGGTGTATGCCGCATCCGTCTGCTTGTCGAGCATATACAGCGTGCCGTCGCTCGATACAGTCACTGACAGATATTCATTTTCAGCCGTATCGGGACCCAGGAGCATGGTCGCAGCCTGCCTGTTGGGCGTATCCGTCACCTCAATCTTATAAGCCTTATAGCCGACCGAGGGCACATCATTCACGACAAATGCCACTTTACACTTGCGTAGAGAAGGTCCGTCGGGTATGTCGTGACGTGTCTGTTCGATCAACCATGGCGTCGAAGTCTTCAGGAGCGCGCTCGGAGTCTCTTTGCCGTCCGAGTCCGTAATCTTCAGGCCGCCCAAAAACCATTCTGTCGGGATATAGACATCCGCCTCCACGACTTCACTGCGTTTGTGCCCGAGTGTGTTGAACACAACCGCCACAAACGTGCGGTCGGAGTTACCGGCAGTCGAGCCGATCTTGTCAGTTATATAGCTCATTGACTTCTTGACCAGCGGCTCGCCGATCTGCGTCGCCTGCTCATAGCGGTGCACCATTTCTTTGTGAACCTGGTCTATACTGCAGCCGCAGATAGAGTCATGCGGACTGTTCTGAAGCAGATATTTCCACGCAAGGTCTATGTAGCTCTTAGGATACTCCGCACCCAGGGTCCACGCCCATGAGCACAACGGCTCCACATACTTCTCCAAGAGCGCTTCGCATGCATGATTGGCTTGCTTCAAGTGCACACGACTGGACATCACGTGCGTCAGTACGCTCTGCAGCCTCCATTTCCGGTTGGACCACCTGAGCTCGCCCGCATATGTTTTCAGCTCGGGCTTCTGACTCTTAACTGCCTCGACAAACGCAGGCAGAGTGCTGTGAACAAGTTCGAGGTCATCCATCTTATAATTCGCCAGCTTGATGATATCCGGTGTCTTATATTGCGGGAAGATGTGGTCTACTCCGTCCATAAAGAGGAGTTGATCTGTCGTAGGTCTCTCGTCTATGCAGTCCTGAAGCAGAGCCTTGAGTTCGCCCAGGGTCTGCTTCTCGTCTATGGGTTTGTCATCATGCTTGAGAGTCTCGATCAACCGGTATAGGAAATTGCTGTATGAATTATTGTCCGGCAGCTTGACAGCAAGCACCTCTGAGCCGTCAGCACCCTGCCAGTTGAACTCGGCATCCACCTGGTCTGTGGTTATTCCCCTCAGCAGCACCGCGCTGTCTATTCCGAAACCTCTCAATATCTGCGGAAGCTGTGATATATGCCCGAAGGCGTCCGGTACATGCCCGACTGCCATGTAATTGCCGTATTCATCGCACAATTGCTTGCCCCGTAGCAGGTTTCGTATCATGCACTCGCCGCTCACCAAGAACTCGTCCGGCTGGTTATACCATGGTCCGATAAGAATTCTGCCCCGCTCTATCAGTGCTCGCAGCCGCTTCTCATTTTCCGGCCTTATCTCCAGATAGTCTTCCAGCACTATCGTCTGGCCGTCAAAGACAAAGTATTTATAGTCCGGGTTTGACTCCATCAAATCTATAAGGTAATCGGTCATTTCAACCAGCCGCATTCTAAACTGCTGAAAAGTGCGATACCATTCTCTGTCCCAATGGGTATGTGAAACTACATGAGCGGTGTATTTCTTATCGGACATAATATCTCCTGATTTGATATTTAGTATTTTGTATTGATTATTTGCCTATGTGTGATAGAACGGACGCGATATCCGCTATCCGGCAGTCCTGAGCATTTCAGCCGCAAGCGCACCTGCAGCAGATGCGGACAGGAAGAACTCCTCGTCCTGCTCAAAGCTGCGCCCCATGCTCGACATCTTGATTCCCT
The nucleotide sequence above comes from bacterium. Encoded proteins:
- a CDS encoding glycosyl hydrolase-related protein produces the protein MSDKKYTAHVVSHTHWDREWYRTFQQFRMRLVEMTDYLIDLMESNPDYKYFVFDGQTIVLEDYLEIRPENEKRLRALIERGRILIGPWYNQPDEFLVSGECMIRNLLRGKQLCDEYGNYMAVGHVPDAFGHISQLPQILRGFGIDSAVLLRGITTDQVDAEFNWQGADGSEVLAVKLPDNNSYSNFLYRLIETLKHDDKPIDEKQTLGELKALLQDCIDERPTTDQLLFMDGVDHIFPQYKTPDIIKLANYKMDDLELVHSTLPAFVEAVKSQKPELKTYAGELRWSNRKWRLQSVLTHVMSSRVHLKQANHACEALLEKYVEPLCSWAWTLGAEYPKSYIDLAWKYLLQNSPHDSICGCSIDQVHKEMVHRYEQATQIGEPLVKKSMSYITDKIGSTAGNSDRTFVAVVFNTLGHKRSEVVEADVYIPTEWFLGGLKITDSDGKETPSALLKTSTPWLIEQTRHDIPDGPSLRKCKVAFVVNDVPSVGYKAYKIEVTDTPNRQAATMLLGPDTAENEYLSVTVSSDGTLYMLDKQTDAAYTTCLIFEDGADVGDGYNYVKPKNDKVITSLGAKCRVSIAENNAVRVVFEIETDLELPTCIDSTREGRSDEDVTCKLRTFVTLAAGSKRVDMKTIFDNKAKDHRLRVLFPTGIPATVSHAEQAFDVVERNISVPVCTDWKEPLPTTHPQKSFVDISGAGVGFTLINKGLPEYEVKDDEARTMALTLLRAVGSGVGGAELQTDGQMVGEHTFEYAIYPHAGDWQEAKSWIQAHEFNTPLIIGQTGVHNGDLPMEKSFVDNSDDRFVLSAIKKAESDDSLIIRGYNTSTEKMSVNLGVECAHKAEKTDLPENSIGAADLNSGVISSEVGLKKIAVFKVGM